The Phormidium ambiguum IAM M-71 nucleotide sequence GTTAGATACTAAAGCAAAAACCTTGGAACAACAAAATTTGGATGCTGCTAATAATCGAAAAAATCAAATTCTAGACGTAGAAACGCAAGTGAAAGCTTTTGAACAGCAAATTCAAACAAATAGTATTATTAAAAGCCCTTATGAAGGATGTATTTTGGAACTTACTGTTACTAATGGACAAATTGTGAGTCCGGGAAATCGCATCGGTTCAATTCAAATTCAAAAATCTGCTCAACCGCTATTAGCAGTTACCTATTTTCCTGTAAGAGATGGTAAGCAAATTAAACCAGGTATGCCGATTCAAATTACACCAAGTATTGTGAAACGGGAAAGATTTGGCGGAATTGTGGGAAATGTAATTTCAGTTTCGCCATTTCCGGTTACTAAACAAGGTGCTGCTAGTGTAATTGGTAATCCCGAAATAGTAGAAAATTTGTTATCTCAATCTAAAGAAGCACAGATAGAAGTGTGGGCAGAATTAAAAGAAAACTCTCGTAATTTTAGTGGTTATGAATGGTCTTCTTCCCAGGGCCCATTAGATGTAAAAATATCTACTGGTACGACTACTTCAGCACAAGTTACTGTACAAAAAAGAGCACCAATAGAGTTTGTTTTACCATTTTTACGAGAATGGAGCGGGATTAGGTAATATCAAGTTAATCACAATGGCAATCAACGATAAAAAACCTAAGATAGTTAAGACTCCAACAGTACTACAAATGGAAGCTGTAGAATGTGGTGCTGCTGCTTTGGGAATGATTTTAAGTTATTACGGAAAAATTGTACCTTTAGCAGAACTGAGGCAAGAGTGCGGTGTGTCTCGTGATGGTATTAATGCAGCTAATTTATTGAAAGCAGCGAGACATTATGGAATGGAAGCTAAAGGTTATAAAAAAGGTTTAGAAGCTTTAAAAGAATTGCCAGTTCCTTATATAATTTTTTGGAATTTTGACCATTTTTTAGTTGTCGAAGGTTATAAGCGCGATCGCGTTTTTCTCAATGACCCAGCTAGCGGTAGACGCAAAGTAACCAAAGAGGAATTTTCCCAAGCATACACGGGAGTTGTCTTAGAAATAAAACCGGGAACTGCCTTTGAAAAAGGAGGTCAAAAACGCAATACAATTTTGGCTTTGCATTCTCGATTAAAAAATTCATATTCTTTGGTTTTATTATCTATTTTAGCTGGGTTATTTTTGACTTTTCCCCGCTTAGCAGTACCCGCATTTAGTCAAGTTTTTACTGATGAAATTTTGGTGCAAGGTCGGGAAGATTGGCTACGACCTTTATTAATTGGGATGGTGACTACTGCGATCGTACAAAGTCTCTTAGCCAGATTACGTTTAATTTATTTACGGCGACTAACAATTAAACTTTCTGTAGTAATGACAGGACAGTTTATTTGGCATACGTTACGCTTACCAGTGGGATTTTATACTCAACGTTTTGCAGGGGAAATTAGCAATCGTACAGCAATTAATAGCAAAGTTGTTGGTGTGATTAATAGTATCTCTACTACTGTAATTGATAGCATAATGTTGATTTTTTATGCTATTTTAATGTTTATGTATGATGGGGTACTTACGCTGATGACTATCAGTTTTGCCACCATTAATATTATTACATTGCAATTTTTACGCCGATTGCGTCTTGATGCTAATTTAAAAATTAGCCAGCAAAGTAGTAAACTTTCTGGGATAACCATTGATAGTTTGCAATCAATTGAAACAGTCAAAGCTTCTGGTTTAGAATCAGATTTATTTGCTAAGTTTGCTGGTTATTATGCCAAATCTATTAACGCCCAACAGGAATTAGCCATACAAAGTCAAACGTTAACTTTATTGCCTACAATTTTGACATCACTGGCAACAACTGCCCTTTTAGTAGTTGGTGGTTTCCGAGTAATGGAAGGTAGTTTGACAATTGGGATGTTAGTAGCTTATCAAACTTTAATTAGTAGTTTTTTAGCACCAGTTAATAGTTTGGTTAATTTTGGCAGTACTTTACAAATTTTAGAGGCGGATCTCGATCGCCTTGATGATGTTTTACAAAATCCTGTCGATCCAGAAGTTGATAGAGAAGAAACAATTAATCAATTAAATATTACTAATTACCAATCAGTTAAATTATCAGGTTATGTTGAATTACGAAATGTTGATTTTGGCTATAATCGCTTAGAAAAACCTTTAATTGAAAACTTTAATCTATCGCTCAAACCTGGACAGCGCGTAGCAATAATTGGCAGTAGTGGTTCTGGTAAATCTACTATAGCAAAACTAATTACAGGTTTATATGTTCCTTGGTCAGGCGAAATCTTTTTTGATGGTACTTCTCGCCAGCAAATTCCTCGCTTAGTGTTAGCAAATTCACTGGCAATGGTTGAACAAGATATCTTTTTATTTAAAGGTTCAGTACGAGAAAATTTGACTCTTTGGAATTCAACTATAAGTGAAGAAAACTTAGTGCAAGCTTGTCAAGATGCAGCAATTCACGACTTTATTTTATCCAATTTGGGAGGGTATGATACAGAAATTTCTGAGGGAGGAATTAATTTAAGTGGTGGGCAACGTCAACGCTTAGAAATTGCCAGGGCATTAGTCATGAATCCGACTATTTTAGTATTAGATGAAGCTACCAGTTTTTTGGATACGGAAACTGAGTTAATTATCGATCGCAATCTCCGACGACGCGGTTGTTCTTGCATTGTAATTGCCCATCGTTTGAGTACAATTCGTGACTGTGACGAAATTATTGTGTTAGAGCGAGGTAAAGTTATACAACGAGGAAACCATGAGGAATTACAACAACAGGGAGGAACTTATGCTAATTTACTATTAGCTACTAGCTGATAGATAATGATTAGCTATTAGCCATTTATAGCTATTTTCAATGTTAAATTCTAATTTATTTAAATCACTGCATAACCTAAAAGGCAACCAGCCTTTACTATTAGATAATCCCCAGAAGGTGTGGGTTGTTAAATCTGGTACAATAGCAATTTTTCTGACAAAAGTTGTAGCAGGGGAACCAATAGGCGATCGACATTATTTGTGTAGCATTAATCCCGGAGAAGCATTATTTGGTATTGCTTTGTGGGGAGAAGAACCCCTCAAAAATGTCAAACTAAACGAAAATTATGAATCTTTTAACTATGGCATTTTAGCAGTTACCATTCAAGAAAGTGAAGTTTTAGAATTAGATTTTGTCGATTTAATTGCTGAAATCGCAGTAATTAATAAAGCGGCAATTTTATTATTAGAAAGCTGGATCGATCGCCTCAGTAAATTAGTTAATAATCCCACTATATCAACTAAAAACAATCCGCTAAAATTAGAACAGTTTAGTCAAGAAACAAAATTATCTAAAGGGCAAGTATTACAAGCTTCTTCTCAAAGTATTATTTGGATACAAATCCATCAAGGAAGTACAGCTTGGATGGGAAGAGAAGAATTAAAATTAGATGCTGAATCTTCTTACTTTCCCCTCGCTGCTTCTACCTGGATAGAATCACTTAATTTGGTTGAATTTAGCACAACTAATATTGAAAAAATTGCCGTTGATTTATTTCAAAGTGTAAGTTTATTTCACAGTTATTTTTGCCGCTATCTTCAAATTAAACAAGAACAAAAATTAGCTACAGAAATTCAACAATTTCAGCAACTACAACAGTTAAATGTTCAAGTAACAGAAAATGCTTTTAATTTCTTAGCTTCGGCTTTACAACCTCAGCAAACACAACCAGAAGAAACGCCTTTGTTAATGGCTGCTGGGGCTGTTGCTAGGGCGATGGGAATAACAATTCGCCCACCAATTAAATCAGAAAATTTGCAGCGAATAGATCCGGTAGAGGCGATCGCCATAGCCTCGAAAATTCGCATTCGTCGTGTTTCCTTAAATGGTGAGTGGTGGAAACAAGAACATCATCCGCTTTTAGCTTTTAAAACTGATAATTCCCCGGTAGCTTTGTTAATTGATAAAAGCAAAGGTTATCGCTATATTTTGTTCGATCCAGAAACTAAAAAACGCACCTTAGTCACTCAAGATATTGCTGCTAATATAAACTCAAAAGCTTATTTATTTTATCGTCCTTTACCCCAAGTAATTAATAAAGCTTTTGAAGTATTTAAATTCGGTATCAAAGGTTATGAAACAGAAACAATTAAAGTTATTTTAGTGGGAATTTTAGGCACAATTTTAGGAATGGCAGTTCCCCAAGCTACAGCAATTTTAATAAATCAAGCAATTCCTAATGGCGATCGCCTACTTTTATTACAACTAGCATTAGGATTATTAGCAGTATCCTTTGGCAAAACTGCTTTTAATCTATATCAAGGATTAGTTGCTCTCCGAATTACTAATGGTATTAATAATACTCTTCAAATCGCTGTTTGGGATAGATTATTGCAATTAAAGCCCTCATTTTTTCGGCAATTTACCACAGGCGATTTGCTAGTGCGAATTATGTCTATTAGTCAAATTTATAGTGTTTTTAGTGGTGCTACCCAACGCACTTTATTAAGTGGTTTATTTTCGTTGTTAAATTTAGGATTAATGTTTATTTATGATTTAAAATTAACTTTGATAGCGATAGGAATAACTATTTTAGCAGTTATTTTAACAATGATTTCTAGCTTTATTTTATTAAGCAAAGAGCGAAAGCAAGAAGAATTAAGTGGGGAAATCCAAGGATTAGTAGTACAACTAATTAATGGCGTACCTAAATTACGAGTAGCTGTAGCAGAATCAAGAGCTTTTGCTGCTTGGGCTAAAAAATATAGCGAACAAAATCAATTAACTAAAGAAATTATTCAAGTTAATGATATTGTTTCTGTATTTAATGAATTATTATCTTTAGTAAGTTTAATTTTATTATATTGGTTTGGGTTTTTAGCTATCCAAGGTTCATCAACAGGCGAAAACAGCTTAACACTAGGAACATTTCTGGCTTTTAATGCTGCTTTTGGAATATTTTTTGGCGGCGTAACTTCTTTAAGTAATACTTTAATTCAAATTATCGAAATTGCTCCGTTATGGGAGCGATCGCAACCAATTTTACAAGGCCAATTAGAATTTGATGAACATAAAGCTAATCCCGATCGTTTAAGCGGACAAATAAGATTAGAAAACATTACTTTCCGATACCGAGAAGATAGTCCGATTGTTCTTCATGAAGTTAACATCCACGCAGATCCAGGTGAATTTATCGCTATTGTTGGCCCTTCTGGAAGTGGAAAATCAACTATTTTTCGTTTATTATTAGGTTTTGAAACTCCTCAAAATGGCAAGGTTTATTATGATGGTCAAGATTTAGGTAATTTAGATTTACCAGCAGTGCGGCGACAATTAGGAGTAGTTTTACAAAATGGTCGAGTTACCCAAGGTTCAATTTTAGAAAACATTACTGGTGGTGCATTACTAACTGTTGAAGAAGCTTGGGAAGCAGCAAAAATGGCGGGATTAGCTGAAGATATTGAACGAATGCCAATGGGAATGCAAACGATCGTTAGTGAAGGGGGTACTAATCTTTCTGGAGGACAAAGACAAAGGTTATTAATTGCGCGATCGCTAATCTTTAAACCACCAATTATTCTCTTAGATGAAGCTACTAGTTATCTGGATAATAGCACTCAAGCAATAGTGACAGAAAGCTTAGAAAAAATGAATGCTACGCGAATAATTATTGCCCATCGTTTGAGTACAATTCGCCACGCCGATCGCATTTACGTTTTAGAATCAGGGCGCATTTTACAAGTAGGATCTTTTGCCGAATTAATTCAACAACCTGGACTATTTGCTAAATTAGTAGCCAGACAATTAGAGTGAAGGAAGAGAAGGGACAAGGGGAATTTTTACCTTCTGCCTTCTGCCTTCTGCCTTCTGCCTTCTGCCTTCTATTTACCATTGAGGTTGTTCAGCTAATAATGCCGTTGCTGCTTCACTATTTAGCGGTTTAGAAAAGTAATAACCCTGTCCATATTCACATTCCAACTCTCGCAATATTTCCATTTGCGAGACTTTTTCTACTCCTTCAGCAACTACATCCATACCTAATTTATGACTGAGCATGATTACAGTTTGGACGATCGCTAAATTTTCACTACTATCCTCCATCCTACTGACAAAAGAGCGATCGACTTTTAACGTATCTACAGGAAAGCGGTGTAAATAGCTCAAAGACGAATATCCAGTACCAAAATCATCAATACTAAACCGCAAATTAAAAGCCTTTAAACGTAAAATAGTAGCAATAGTAGTTTCCACATCTTGCATTGCCATACTTTCAGTAATTTCTAATTTTAAATTATTTCCATCTACTTTTGTTTCCTGAAGAATTTGTTCAACTCTTTCAATTAAATCTGGTTGAGAAAACTGTTGACTGGAAAGATTAACACTTAAGGATAAAGGTAATTGCAGGGAAAATTGCTCTTGCCAAATTTTTA carries:
- a CDS encoding NHLP family bacteriocin export ABC transporter peptidase/permease/ATPase subunit encodes the protein MAINDKKPKIVKTPTVLQMEAVECGAAALGMILSYYGKIVPLAELRQECGVSRDGINAANLLKAARHYGMEAKGYKKGLEALKELPVPYIIFWNFDHFLVVEGYKRDRVFLNDPASGRRKVTKEEFSQAYTGVVLEIKPGTAFEKGGQKRNTILALHSRLKNSYSLVLLSILAGLFLTFPRLAVPAFSQVFTDEILVQGREDWLRPLLIGMVTTAIVQSLLARLRLIYLRRLTIKLSVVMTGQFIWHTLRLPVGFYTQRFAGEISNRTAINSKVVGVINSISTTVIDSIMLIFYAILMFMYDGVLTLMTISFATINIITLQFLRRLRLDANLKISQQSSKLSGITIDSLQSIETVKASGLESDLFAKFAGYYAKSINAQQELAIQSQTLTLLPTILTSLATTALLVVGGFRVMEGSLTIGMLVAYQTLISSFLAPVNSLVNFGSTLQILEADLDRLDDVLQNPVDPEVDREETINQLNITNYQSVKLSGYVELRNVDFGYNRLEKPLIENFNLSLKPGQRVAIIGSSGSGKSTIAKLITGLYVPWSGEIFFDGTSRQQIPRLVLANSLAMVEQDIFLFKGSVRENLTLWNSTISEENLVQACQDAAIHDFILSNLGGYDTEISEGGINLSGGQRQRLEIARALVMNPTILVLDEATSFLDTETELIIDRNLRRRGCSCIVIAHRLSTIRDCDEIIVLERGKVIQRGNHEELQQQGGTYANLLLATS
- a CDS encoding NHLP bacteriocin export ABC transporter permease/ATPase subunit is translated as MLNSNLFKSLHNLKGNQPLLLDNPQKVWVVKSGTIAIFLTKVVAGEPIGDRHYLCSINPGEALFGIALWGEEPLKNVKLNENYESFNYGILAVTIQESEVLELDFVDLIAEIAVINKAAILLLESWIDRLSKLVNNPTISTKNNPLKLEQFSQETKLSKGQVLQASSQSIIWIQIHQGSTAWMGREELKLDAESSYFPLAASTWIESLNLVEFSTTNIEKIAVDLFQSVSLFHSYFCRYLQIKQEQKLATEIQQFQQLQQLNVQVTENAFNFLASALQPQQTQPEETPLLMAAGAVARAMGITIRPPIKSENLQRIDPVEAIAIASKIRIRRVSLNGEWWKQEHHPLLAFKTDNSPVALLIDKSKGYRYILFDPETKKRTLVTQDIAANINSKAYLFYRPLPQVINKAFEVFKFGIKGYETETIKVILVGILGTILGMAVPQATAILINQAIPNGDRLLLLQLALGLLAVSFGKTAFNLYQGLVALRITNGINNTLQIAVWDRLLQLKPSFFRQFTTGDLLVRIMSISQIYSVFSGATQRTLLSGLFSLLNLGLMFIYDLKLTLIAIGITILAVILTMISSFILLSKERKQEELSGEIQGLVVQLINGVPKLRVAVAESRAFAAWAKKYSEQNQLTKEIIQVNDIVSVFNELLSLVSLILLYWFGFLAIQGSSTGENSLTLGTFLAFNAAFGIFFGGVTSLSNTLIQIIEIAPLWERSQPILQGQLEFDEHKANPDRLSGQIRLENITFRYREDSPIVLHEVNIHADPGEFIAIVGPSGSGKSTIFRLLLGFETPQNGKVYYDGQDLGNLDLPAVRRQLGVVLQNGRVTQGSILENITGGALLTVEEAWEAAKMAGLAEDIERMPMGMQTIVSEGGTNLSGGQRQRLLIARSLIFKPPIILLDEATSYLDNSTQAIVTESLEKMNATRIIIAHRLSTIRHADRIYVLESGRILQVGSFAELIQQPGLFAKLVARQLE